The genomic region CAACCGAAAGCATAGCTACAACGAAGCTTTTGATATGCGAATAGCCTTAATTCGCCGTGGAATTCCTGACTCATGTATTCATCCGGATTATGCAGGTATTCGAACCCTGGATTCTGTGGTGAGAAGTAAGGAAGTTTTTGGACAGGATTCAATCCTTATAGTTTCACAAGAATTTCACAACCAACGAGCTATTTATATCGCTCAGCATAGAGGCATTTATGCATTTGGATATGATGCAGAAGATGTAAATTTGAGATACGGTTTCAAAACAAAATTAAGGGAATACTTTGCAAGGGTTAAAGTTTTAGTGGACATCCATATTACCCACAAAAAACCTAGACATTTAGGCCCCCAAATCCACATCTAGCATGTTGGAAGCCATTCTCATCACCCTCCTTCATTTTTCCATATTAAGTTATGTAATTTGGAGGCATCCCTTTTTTCAACTGAGAGGAATTCCAAACCATTGGTCATTGATTGGCTTTTGGATCAAAATCTTGGGAGGATCTGCCTTAACTGCCATCTATACCTTTTATTACACCGACCGAAGTACCGCAGACATTTACAAGTATTTCGATGATGCCAAGATAATTTACCAGTCTGTATATACCAACCCTATCGATTTTTTAAAAATGATGAGTGGAATTGGTAATGATTCAGATTATTTCAACCAAAATTACTACAACCGAATGAATCATTGGTATAGGCAGTATTCCGCTTACTACAATGATAACCATACTATTATACGCTGGAATGTTCTCATAATGTTTCTTTCCAAAGGACATTTTATGCCTCACACGTTGTACATGAGTTTCGTATCCACCATTGGGTTAATAGCCACGTATCGAGCTTTTGAAACAATGGAGCCCAATAAAAATTACTTTATTTTATTATTTATAACCCCGTCTTTGGCCTTTTGGGGTTCCGGGGTATTGAAAGAAGGCTTAGTAATATTCGGAATAGGAGGACTATTTTGGAGCTTACGTGCATGGTTGAACCAGGGAAGAACGACTTATTTTACCCTAGTTTTTTCTTGTTCGATTTTCATTTTGGCTCTAACCAAATATTACCTGTTAGCTATTTTACTTCCCGGCGTAATTGCGAGCTTTATGTGTATGCAATTCCGTTGGTTCAAACCTGCATATTCGTTTATAGCTTTATACTTTGTTGCCTTACTATCTTTCTTTTTTCTCGGAAAAATTAGTCCGGCATTGGATCCGGCAGAAAACCTAGCACACAAACAGAGTGACTTTATAAAACTGGCCAAAGGAGGAATGTATATTCAAATTTCAGATAATCAAGGCATTGATACCCTTTTCGTTTCATCGCAAGAGTATGGCCGAATTATCCAACAAAAAGGCAAAGTTCAAATTAAACAGGTTTTCCAGGTTCAACGATACAGCCAAAAAAAGCTTTCTAAACCTTTTAAAAATCCATATTTGAATTCCGATATTCAAGGCAGAGTGCTATTAGACAATGGAGTAACGAGGAGCAAAATTGAAATACCGGAATTAAAACCGGATTGGCAAAGCTATTTTAAGGCTATCCCTGATGCTTACTTCAATGTGTTTTTACAGCCTATCAGTCCGGGAAAGAACCCGCTATACTGGATGGCTTTTCTCGAAAATATGTTTGTTTTACTATGTATTGGTTATAGTTTATTCAAGTTTCAACTATTTAAAGGACTATTTCAATCACCGATACAATTACTTGCCTTATTTTTTGTTTTAGGCAGTTTGTTGCTGATTGGTTTAACTACCCCGGTTATTGGGGCCTTGGTAAGGTATAAAATCCCGGCTCTTCCCCTACTCTTTGGTTTAACAATTAGGACAAAAGGTTTAGAATGCAAGTTGGAATAAGCCGGTTAGTAGTTGAGGCCTTTTCCTATTTTGAGTTAGCAACCAGGCTTAAACAACCCAATTGCAATTGATACCTGATTTCAATAAATTTGGGGAAAACAAATACTTTTGGGGTTGCACCCCGGGCAACGATTGAGGCAAGTAGCCCACAGGACCCCGACGGCGTTAGCCTAGGGGGACGAGGACTACAGACGAAAGCGTGACCCGAACGCCCTAACAGAATTTTGGAAGTTGAAGGAAACTTGGGAGGCGGAGGGGGCCCGCCAAGTAAAAACAATAATTTAGGAAGAAAATGGCACAGGATTAATTCATGAGGGAGAGAAAATTATCGAACAAATACCTGCTATCATGGGGTCCGGGAGATGCTTCTGGGTGATGTTGTACAGAAAAAACCGGTTTGCTTTTCATTCGCAGACCTTCGATGGTACCATCATTTAAGTTGATATGCGTAATTTCCACATCGGGGTTATTCTTAACATGCTCGTCGCTTACTGAAAAACCATGATTTTGGCTAGTGACTTCACATTTTCCGGTAATTAAATTCTTAACCGGATGATTAATTCCACGGTGGCCGTTGTGCATTTTATAGGTTTTAATACCATTTGCCTCGGCTAGTAATTGATGACCCAGGCAAATACCAAAGATAGGCACATTGCTTTGAATCAATTTTTGAATGTTAGCAATAACTTCCTTCATAACACCGGGATCGCCGGGTCCGTTGGATAGCATTATTCCATCCGGTTTCCAGGCCAAAACATCTTCGGCCTTGGTATTCATTGGAAAAACCTGGAGATAACAATCGCGATCAGTCAGGCATTTTAAGATATTTAATTTAATGCCATAATCCATAACTGCCACGCGTTTTGGAGCGTTTTGATTACCTAAAAAGTAAGGTTGAGCGGTAGACACTTTGGAAGAAAGTTCCAGGCCCTCCATGGATGGCACTCTGGCAAGTCGTTGTTTCAACTCATCGAGATCGGTAGTTTCGGAAGAAATAATGGCGTTCATAGCTCCTTTGCTACGTATGTGGCGAACTACTGCCCGGGTATCGATTTCAGAAATACCGACGAGGCCTTTGGATTCAAAAATATCTTGTAAGGTTTGGGAAGATTGAGGGCGGCTTGCGATTTCGGAAAATTCGTGACAAACCAAACCAGAAATCTGTAAGGTATTGGATTCCATTTCATTGGGATGTACCCCATAGTTGCCAATATGAACCGAGTTCATGACCATTATTTGTCCATAATAACTTGGATCAGAGAAGATTTCCTGGTAGCCGGTCATACCGGTATTGAAACAAATTTCACCGGTGGCAGTACCAACCATTCCCACCGATTTTCCCATAAAAAAAGTGCCATCCTGTAATAGAAGGACGGCATCGCGCCGATTGTAGAGTTTACCCATCGGAATGCAAATTTACAGCATGAATTGGAGTTCGAATAAAAACTATTCTTTGTTTTCAACAAGTTTTGAAACGGATTTAGGAGTTTTTATCATTTAGAAAGGCATTCAAATGAGTTAATTATGGGAATTCAGTCCTACCTTTGGGGTCTTATTTTTGGTATGAACCTGAACAACCTCTATAAAAAGGCCTTAAATTTTGAGTTTTTAAGCATCGAAGAAGGTATTTATTTATTCCGGAATGCTCCGCTTTCGGAATTGATGTTTATTGGTAATGAGCTAAGGCAAAAGCAAGTACCTGGAAATTATGCCACTTGGATGATAGACCGGAATGTGAATACCACCAATGTATGCATTGCCAATTGTAAA from Bacteroidia bacterium harbors:
- a CDS encoding YdcF family protein, producing MKKWKKASMLLVLLTMSGTGLVFFSNRVVIDSTKHLHSSSVQNIPSLPTCLVLGTSQFLKNGKPNLYFSRRIDACENLWKSGKVKKFIVSGDNRKHSYNEAFDMRIALIRRGIPDSCIHPDYAGIRTLDSVVRSKEVFGQDSILIVSQEFHNQRAIYIAQHRGIYAFGYDAEDVNLRYGFKTKLREYFARVKVLVDIHITHKKPRHLGPQIHI
- the carA gene encoding glutamine-hydrolyzing carbamoyl-phosphate synthase small subunit — protein: MGKLYNRRDAVLLLQDGTFFMGKSVGMVGTATGEICFNTGMTGYQEIFSDPSYYGQIMVMNSVHIGNYGVHPNEMESNTLQISGLVCHEFSEIASRPQSSQTLQDIFESKGLVGISEIDTRAVVRHIRSKGAMNAIISSETTDLDELKQRLARVPSMEGLELSSKVSTAQPYFLGNQNAPKRVAVMDYGIKLNILKCLTDRDCYLQVFPMNTKAEDVLAWKPDGIMLSNGPGDPGVMKEVIANIQKLIQSNVPIFGICLGHQLLAEANGIKTYKMHNGHRGINHPVKNLITGKCEVTSQNHGFSVSDEHVKNNPDVEITHINLNDGTIEGLRMKSKPVFSVQHHPEASPGPHDSRYLFDNFLSLMN